In one Bdellovibrio sp. ArHS genomic region, the following are encoded:
- the msrA gene encoding peptide-methionine (S)-S-oxide reductase MsrA gives MKYFMALLIFLGLSSSLAKTQKKGTAMSTSATEIAYLAGGCFWGMEDLIRKLPGVVETEVGYMGGETKNATYNIVKTGATNHAETVKVVFDPKKLKYEDLLLFFFKIHDPTTVNRQGNDIGTQYRSAIFYTSETQREDAERVKVRVEKSAAWGPTLATQIVKAGEFWKAEEYHQDYLQKNPGGYTCHFERKIQL, from the coding sequence ATGAAATACTTCATGGCACTCTTGATTTTCTTGGGCTTAAGTTCATCTTTAGCGAAAACGCAGAAGAAAGGCACCGCTATGTCTACATCAGCAACGGAAATTGCATATCTGGCTGGAGGCTGTTTTTGGGGAATGGAAGATTTAATCCGCAAGCTTCCTGGTGTTGTTGAAACCGAAGTGGGTTACATGGGAGGCGAAACGAAGAACGCCACCTACAACATCGTCAAGACCGGCGCAACCAACCATGCCGAGACGGTCAAAGTCGTCTTTGATCCCAAAAAATTAAAATACGAGGACCTGCTATTGTTCTTCTTCAAGATTCATGATCCAACAACTGTGAATCGACAGGGTAACGATATTGGCACCCAATACCGCAGCGCTATTTTCTACACTTCCGAGACGCAGAGGGAAGATGCGGAGCGCGTGAAAGTCCGCGTAGAAAAATCTGCAGCCTGGGGCCCTACTTTGGCAACACAAATTGTGAAGGCCGGCGAATTCTGGAAAGCTGAGGAATATCACCAGGATTACCTTCAGAAAAACCCCGGTGGATACACCTGCCACTTCGAAAGAAAAATTCAACTTTAG